Part of the Amblyraja radiata isolate CabotCenter1 chromosome 27, sAmbRad1.1.pri, whole genome shotgun sequence genome is shown below.
gccatagcctcagaataaaaggacattcctttagaatggagatggggtggagtttctttagtcagaggacggtgaatctgtggaattcattgccacagacggctgtagaggccaaatcaatgggtatttttaaaacggagattgacagattcttgatgagtacgggtgttgagagggaaagatagctcagccatgattgaatggcggagtggacctgataggctgaatggcttaattttaTTGCAAGGACTGATTAATTTATGAACGTATAGAGTCCACACCAAGAGGTCAGACACCCACTTACAATAATGCCACACTCAGCAGATTTCTATTCTCTCCTCATTCCCTTCAgctaccccctcccccaactctacCAGTCACCTACATACTCTGAGTAATGCACGGAGGCCAACTAACCtgccaacccacacatctttggggtgtggaagcCCACATCATCACAGGGGCTTGGACAGGGAGACCGTAGATTAATCCCAGCGTTGGTGCCGGCTGTGAGCACCGCACCATGAAGTAAGTGTCTTGCTCTAAGCAACACCAGGCTCGGCGTGGTACTTGGAGATTCGGCAATGGTTAAACTCGATGAACTAGTGTCAGTCAGCGATGGGGTTTAGTTCAACGTCCTGTCGTGACTGTTTCGATGCGTGACCGAAACCTGAAGGGAAGTAGCTGTGTGGTGTGACTGTCACGTTGTTTCCAGCTGGGACTGTTGATAACGCTCTTATCTGTGTGTCAGAAAGATGTGGGTTCAAGTCCCATTCAAGGGCCTTGGGTATAACttttgggataggcagcatctctcgagagaaggaatgtgtgatgtttcagtctgaagatgggtctcgacccaaaacatcacctattccttttctccagcaatgctgcctgattagtatgggtgtcaggggctagGGGGAGTTAGCTGGTCATCATTCCAATTTGTGGAACCTTGTTATTGAAAGTTTACCACCCGATGATCCACTTTAAAACACCAATGACATTTCATTGCATAGGGCTGCAGGCATGTTCTGCGGTCATGAAGTCTTACCTGTGGTCATTATGtgatcaaggactagagggcattgctttaaggtgagagagggtaagtttaaaggagatgtgcggggaaggctttttacacagagggtggtggatgcctggaacacactgtcaggGGTAGTGGTGAAGGTAGTTAccttagtggcgtttaagaggcttttggatagacacatggacatcgtaacaacctggagctcaaagctcttaagacggtggaatagattgtagactttaggagagctccccctaccctcaccccactcaccatcaacaacaccacagtcacatctgtggagcgtttaagttcctgggaaccatcatctccagggaccttaaatgggaggccaccatcaactccacagtcaaaaaggcccagctgaggatgtacttcctgcagcagctgaggaagcacaatctgccacaggcaatgatggttcaattctacacggccatcatagtgtctgtcctcaccttctccatcatggtctggtttggctcagccaccaagtacgacatccggaggcttcagtgcatcgttcgatcagctgagaaggttattggctgcaaccttccccccatcgacgaactgtacactgcaagggccaggaagcaagccgGTAATatcacctctgacccctctcaccctggccacaaactctttgaagcacttccctctggaaggcaactacggactgtcaaagctgccacagccagacataaaaacagcttttttccacgagtagtacctctactcaataaccaaaagtctgtagcctccttgtgctctggtattttatttcattcttcacatgtctaAATTATAacgttttaattttaattgtctactgtatatcgtgttgttacttgcgagcaaagcaccaagacaaattccttgtatgtatacatacttggctaacaaaatgtattcaattcaatatgtGGTGATCAGAATTATATtgttcatgtgcaggcagataagagctggtcttgacatcatgtcgggcacagacattgtgggccgaagggcctgttcctgtgctgtactgtagacCTTGAATGTTATAGGAGCTCATGTTTCTGGGATATTCTACTCATTTGATGGTTCCTTCTTTTCCTCTTTCAAAAGATAGATTATGGCGATCATTTCAAAGAGAAGTTAGATTGTTCTGTCCCCCACCAGGAGAAAAAATGATGGGTAAAATTTAAATACATTGAATTGGTTTACTTattaaatagaaaatgctggaaagattTGGTTAGCACCacagcctcacagcatcagaggcaggttTGATTCCGACCtctggcactgtctgtgtggagtttgcatgtactcctTGTAACTACACGGGTTtctcccaggtgctctggtttcgttccatgtcccaaagacggCTCTAGtagtcactgtaaattgccctttttTTCTGGGTGTTTGGTTGATTCAGGAGGGAGTTGATGGGAGTGTggcgagaataaaatgggatcagTGTAATCCGGTCGATGTTGGtctgcatggatttggtgggccgaagggactctttATGTGCTGTGTGATGTCTAACTATTCTGACTATAAGATTGAGCAGGTCGGGCAGAAGCTGTaatgagagaaacagaattaacattagaGGTTGAAGGCCGCCATCCTCTAATTCCTGTTCCTGTTCTTATATaagattcccagcatctgcaattcttttttCCTGTACAGGAGGCATGTATTATTGAAAAGGGTAAACGTGTTCCAGACGGGCTCAACAACAAATATTCCTGCAACTGCAGCAGTCTAGGAGCAGATTTTTCCCAATGTTTTCTGGGGATAGGCTGGGGTGATCTTCCTGTTTGAAACAGATGAGGCTCAGTGAAACTTGCCATTGTCCTTCATCCTGGCTTCTTTCAGTGATCCGTGCTTCAGTAATTGTGAAACCTCTTGGCAGCTCCTTAGTTCACCCGCACATGGCCACACCAGCACATGGCCACACCAGCATTTGACCAAAGATcgtcaagcaagatagatcactcggcaAAAAAGACATAGTACAGTCATGGGTAGATTCATGGCTAATTTTCGTAACCAGCTTCTGtctcgcaccaaagatcccataggatgatagtgcggagacggaagccggttacggaaacatcctcacaaaaataaaagttatttggtaaaaatcttctcatttttagaattttaatttattaacacaaactgttcccccgcaatgttgattgAACTgcaggtcgggtcgggttacggaaatggatgaaaaaaaggcccacgttccgttccgttgtgtactacacgtcagcccattgcatttagaaggagtggtctatcttgctccacttTGGCTACACCAGCCCATGGCCACATGACCACACCAGGATCTGGGCTTGTGTTTAATCAGAGACAGAAATTAAGTTTTGATAACTTTGTGACTTGCCACATGCACAAATCTATCAAAAATCACTGCAAATCCACTGTAATCTATGTCTGCAAACACACATATTCACAGTTACATAGCTGTATGAACTCACACAATGGAATCCGTGTTCATGGGATTTTACATTTTATGTCACATGAATAAAGCTTTCTTTCAAGTGAGCAAGGGGATCACTTTTGGTAAATGTCTTTGGTGATCCAAAGAAAGCTTATGCCTAGCTGCTAAATTAAAATAATTGACCAGAAAACCAACTGTAAATAGCTCTGAATTTTCATTAAAACCTATATCGTCACAAATTGTCGTGAAAAGAAATTGAATATCATGCACAAGGATTCTTATCTTAATAGCAGCTGAACACAATAAAGCCATTAGTTCCCAGTGAGCTCTGACAGAACACTTTGCACTATTTTAATGTTAAGCTTATCCCATAATGTCTGAGCTTGTACTTTTTAATATCAGATAAATGTCAAATTAATTGTGGAATTGTATAAATGTCCACGGTGACAGTAAACGCTGTGAGATCTTAACTAAGTGCAAACTCAGTCTTATTCTTGGTGAATCTGCTTTTGTGTTGCAGCCATGGGAATAAAGAAGTCTTTTCTTGCCTTGGAATTCAACTGGCGGTGAATTGGTTCCTTGAGAGAGGTCACACAGACATCACGGTCTTTGTCCCATCTTGGAGGAAGGAGCAATCGAGGGCTGACGTGCCGATCACAGGTATGCAGCATTCTAGTTCCTCGTTCTGTTGTGGTTACCGGTTTAGTGGTCGTGTGTTTATTCCTGACGAGAATCTCCAAAGGATGGATTGCTAGCTCTGTTAGGCACCTTGCAACCACAGTACAGGACATAATATACCAGCTAACTATCAGCGTTCCCAGTtgtcatgctggtttacaccaagatagacacaaaatgctggggcaactcagcgggtcaggcagcatctctggaaaaagtaataggtgaagttttgggtcgaggcccttcttcagactgagagtcagcggagagggaaactaaaggtatgaaaaggtattGGCAAAGGATGGTCCTGGcaccgatgactcaggaaaggtgaagcccacaatggttcattgttggcggtAGAAGTGGTACTAAAGAAGGGAGACAAACAGTGAAACAAGCAAGGTGACTAGGGTAGGGTAGACATAGAGAGCGAGGGAATGCAAagtttacttgaaattagagaaattaatatttagGTTGTAagacagtcttactgtctccgactacattctatcttcgtcccgccccctcccctgacatcagtcagaagaagggtctcaacccgaaacgtcacctgttccttctctcctgaggtgctgcttgtcccgcgaagttactccagcattttgtgatctccCAGTTATTATGAGCCTGGAGTCAGATTCATCCAATAGCTTCACTAACGGGGGATAAAATCAGGAAAGTTTCTGCCCTCTGACACTGAGTACATGATCACGCGTATAAAATGGAAGGTTTGTTTCTGTGTTAAATGAACTTGACACTAATCACACCAGAGGGCTACACTTTACAACGTTTTGGTGAATTAGCTGAGCCTTATTATTTCACAATGTTGAGTTTACACTGCTGGTGATTGTTAATACTGTGCACACTGGTGTTCCAGCCATTTACCTCCTTGTTCCTTGTGGCAGCTTGCCATGTGGATATTGGTTACACATTTCCTGCATTAACGTGGCGGCGACTACATTTCAAATGCattggtttgaggtgagaggtgaGAGGTTTGGGTAGGCATAATCTACACTGATGTGCATAATCAGGAAAGAATTCTCCATAGATTTCCAGCGTCCACCTCTTTGTACAAATGCATCTTTAAGATCCGTTTCTCAAAATGTGTGAGCGGATGTACGCAATCCTTTCTGTGCATGCTGCAGTCAGCATCGTCTGGTGCTTGGCAGACAAGCCAGTATTTTTTGCATAGAAAATGCAATCTTATGGTTTTATTTGCCTTTGCACTCCTTTGCCAGTGTCTGACAAAGTGTCTTGCCCATCCTGCctttctcccatccccccccacccaccaaagACTCTGCTCAGCATCTCACTAAGTGTTCAATTCAAATGGCTTGTGACCCGAGACATCgcccatccttcttctccagggctgctgcctgacacgctaagttactccagccctttgtgtctagcCAATTCAACCCGGCTGCGTtttccccgaagatagacacaaaatgctggagcaactcagcgggtcaggcagcatctctggagcaaaggaataggtgacattttgggtcgagacccttcttcaggctgagagtctgcCGCTATTTTTATTTACTTTCTCGTTTCTGagaaaggggaaaggggaaaggggaaagggaaagggaaagaagaGATATTGGACAAATGtttgaaagatatggaaaaaaagtaccgatgatcaaggaaaagtggagcccacaatggtccaaggTGGTCCAAGGTGGATTTAGTTTACATTGCTGGACTACAGTCCCGTCAGCTAATTACAGCCCCCAGTCCTGGGCTTGAGTGAGATCAGCATCGCACTTCATTGGCGTGCTGGTGTTTACTTGGCCAACGTCTTTGACCTAGGTCTGGAATAAATTTATAATAAAGTTAAAACAGCTTTCAAAGTCTAGCCATGACATTTCTTGGTAAGTTACTGCTATGCTTCATTGCTGACTGAAAATGTAATCTGCACCTGGAGAATGAATGAAATCCAAATAAATGATTACAGTAGTGTCACTATAATGTTTGTAGCATTAGCTTAGCATGCAACATTCATAACATCAAATGGTCTTCGTATCAGTCCCTCACACATTAGTTCTGCTTatatgacagacagacagacatatctGGACCATAAATATatcgttttctttttttttctcatgaTAAATATAGAGACAATAGAATTCCACACTTATCTCTCAGCTGCATTCATGATATGCAATGCCAATTAGAATTTGGAAAGAGCCGCATTCTAGAAAATAGTCATAGTTTGCTGAAATACTCCTTTGTAAGTTATGCTGCTGTTGTTTGGAGTATCATaactttgattgattgaaagatgcagtatggaaacaggcctgtcagcccaccgattccacgccaaccatctatcatgcattcacattagttctattttATCTCCCATCCACCCGCTACACACTTGGGGTCATTTACAAAGACCATCATCATCCCTTTACACTCATTTCCATCTCCCCACACTCCCATCCACTAcccccagattctacccctcACCCACGAACTAGGGAcagtttgcagaggccaattaacccaccattccgcacgtctttgggatgtgggagggaactggaccacatgaaggaaacatgcaaactccacacaggcagcacccaaggtcaggattgaattggGGTCTGTAGTGCTGTGATACTGCAACTGTTAGGCCACTGTGTGCCCATTGTCACATTACTTCACTCAGCCATCGATATAATTGCTCGTTTCTCTCTGCTTCTCCTTCAGATCAGCATTACCTTCGAGAGCTCGAGAAGAAAAAAATACTGGTCTTCACCCCGTCGCGGCGGGTTGCTGGGAAGAGGATTGTCTGTTACGATGACCGCTTCATTGTCAAACTGTCGTACGAAGCGGACGGCGTCATCGTCTCCAATGACACTTACCGGGACCTGCAGACCGAAAATCCCGAATGGAAGAAGTTCATCGAAGAGCGTTTGCTGATGTACTCATTTGTGAATGACAAGTAAGTGGAACTTGAACAGAAACCACCAAGCTCAACAttttagacacaaagaactgcagatgtgggtttgcaaaaaataaaaaccacaaagtcctggagtaactcagcaggtcaggcagcacctctggagaacatggatagcaggtctacagaagggtcccaacccaaagcattcatccatccatccatgtcctccagatgtgctcactgccccactgagttactccagcactttgtgtctttttaacctCAACAATTTGATTGGGTGGGAGTGTGgagaaaggaactgcggatgctggtgtaTTAACAATGGCATGAAACTTGTCAATTCCTTTGACATAGGAAGGGGCCATTCAAGTGCATGTAGCCTTCCAGATCAATGCCCATTTTATCTCCCTGCAACCTATAGACCAAAGAAATCtgggattgacacaaaatgctgcagtaactcagcgtgtcaggcagcatctctggagaaaaggaatagatgatgttctgGATtaaggccctttttcagactccagcctgaatcgtcacctattccttctctccagagatgctgcctgacccgttgagttactctagcatttagtgGCTAATTTGATTGGGAATTAGATTGGGAATGTTTCTCCCCTGTAAGGAATTTTCCCCATGCATGTCACTGGAGAACACTAGTTTTGATGAGCATAAATATCAGACAGAAGGGAACATAAGGTTACTAGAAAGTAAATTCAATATGTGCCAAACATTTGCTAATCGGCAGCATattgtaataggcaagggtgggcCTTGTTATGTTCTCAGTGGTGTCAAGTTTCAAGATGAGAACTAATTTAGCATAAACCACATTTTGAAACCAAATTGGCTGAAACTCACTTCCAATAACTGAACACTGTAGCCGGCAAGTCAAATCATAAATCGTAGGTGGGAATTAAATGTATTTGAAGATACCAATAGATGTTTGCTTCCCTCAATATCCAAATTTTCTTCCCTCAATATACAAATTACATTTGCATAAGGCTTAAAGCAAAGAAAAGTTTGCATGAAACAATTGATCTAATTGTTTCCTTAAGCAAGTTGATTGACCATTGAAATGAAAATTGAGTGCAGGCCTACAAAGGCAGTGGACATGCAATCTATTGATATGGGGCACTTGTCTGACATTGTAATGAAGTTAACTAAATAACTTGACCTACAGCCATGCCTGTGAATTTGATTCCTTATCTGCCCTGTGCCTGTTCATGAGTTATGTACTGGCTTTAATTACTGCAGCAAACTAAACTGAAGGAACACAGGAAGTTCAATGAACCAAAAATAGCCGGTAGGCATGATTGGCTTGTCAAATCaatcatttctttcattcatcgaAAGTTAATGATTAATAAACACTCGTCAATTGCACCCAATTCAGAGACAACTGAATAAAGATGAAGTATGTATCCATCTTATAAAAATTGCAGGGTAAAATATGTGGGTGGTTAATCAACCAACTGTGGAGAACATCCAGTGTGTGAATACCATCCTACAGGTGGTAACATTTTACAGGTCATTCATGAAAAGTGAACAGGAGAATCATTAAAAAAtagtgtgtctgaagaagggtctcgaccccaaacgtcacccattccttctgtccagagatgctgcctgtccctctgagttacttcagcattttgtgtctatttttggcttgaaccagcatctgcagttccttccaacccaAACATAGTGTACTTGTTCTCTCTCTGACCAGCATGAAACAAATCCTAGTGCTTTTTACTTTGTGGttgtttcattttttaaaatcaaaatgaaCTTTATTCAAAAAACATATACCAAACAAGAGCTGTGCAAAATTCCTCTGCCATTCCCGGCAGCTGTAGATACATTCATTTGCTTTGTGATTGGCAAAAACTATCATGGGACCCAGTACccctgccactcatgtggccccctggggtgatatcgctacccttgtttgagggggtgtctccaccacaccctgccccccccccaatgtccagcagcggaagggtcCGAGACAGTGGTCCTCCCCCCACAGAGCCCTGGTGttggctgcactgagcttcagtgcATTGGTGGTTTCAATTAATCGCAGTGAGATGTCACCACTGAAGAGCAGAAAGTATTTTAGCTGCCGCAACCCTCGATGAGATTAAGTGCTCTCGGTTCAGGGTGACTTCTACATAATATCAATTATCTGCTTTACCCAAAAGGACATGCATTTGTTAAGATATTTTGGTATCCCATGATAACACCTCTAACTTTAATGAGTGGGATTTTCAATCTGCGGCAATTGTGAGCTGCTATATTCAAAGGACTCATTTGAGAACTGGATGCAAGCTGTCCATTTGATTTAATTCAGGATCCTTAAAATGAGCAGAGACAGACTTTTTCTTTTACCAGTCGGAACTGAACAAAGGAACAAATGCTAGACACTTGGACAAGAATTTGGAAAGGAAATGTGcaaagtgatatgggccaaatgcaggcaggtggaattgGCATAGGcggacatgttggtgggcatgggaaagttgggctgaagggcctgtttccgtgctgtatgactctatgactgaaggCCACTGTAGTTTCCTTTGACTGGGCAATACCACCAACTGGAGAAGATGTAGTCTTCTTTGTGTGGATAGCACgcgaacaaaagcctttcactgtaccctgcttttaacatgtgacaataaacttaaactaAGATGATGTTGCATAAAAAAGCAGCACTCTTCCTGTCCTGTACTTTTGTTTGTTGATCTCAACATGGTTTTACATGAGATGAACAAGCAAAGCACCGGACAGGACGATGCAGCTTTTTTTTTTGCCAGcatcgttttagtttagttcagtttaatgtcacgtgtaccaaggcagagtgaaaagcttttctttgcatgctatccactcaAAGAAAGGAGCCTACATTTTCTTTCTCAGCAGGTAAATTCACCAAATCATTGTtaaccacttgcctgtgtttgatcATTTCTGACGACGGGTTTGTTGTGTTGTGCAGGTTTATGCCTCCGGATGATCCCCTTGGGCGGCATGGACCCAGTCTCGATAACTATCTCCGAATAAAACCTGTCATCCCAGAGCATAAACGTCAACATTGTCCCTATGGTGAGTACTCTGTGGCAACTTCTGAACATctcctgaagagagacacaaaaagctggagtaactcagcaggacagacagcatctctggagggaaggaatgggtgatgtttcgggtcgagacccttcttcagatacccaTTTCCTGAAGAGATTTAGTTCCAGGTTCCCTTTCCAGAGGGAGGGCAGGGATTTATTTCTGATTGAGATTACACCAAGATAATACCATGGATTTAAGGTCTAAATCAACCCTCAGTAGACTGTAGCTGTTGATAAATTCATAGTTCTCTGAGgtgaattaggccagtcggcccacaatgtcaagaTGGGACACTCGCACCGAAtgtcaagtgttcagtgaaatgggcACTGCCTTCACAAGGTGGTTGCTTGAAACCTTGGAAAAACTGGGATCTATTTCGAATTTAGATTGTATCAAGATAATGCCATGGACAAGGTCTAAATCAACACACGGAACAACTTGAAGGGCCAGAGCAGCAACCATCTTTCACAAAACAATTCCTTATTCAATAACATTTATTGAATAACCAGCCTTTCCATTTATTGATTATTTTCGATTGGAAATGCAATTCATAAAGGATGGATGGGTCACAttatgagttgggacccttctttagactcgtcCAAAACTGAaccgtcacccgtcctttttactccagagatgctgcctgacccaccaagttactccagcactttgtgcccatcttttgGTCAAGAGATAGATGTGTCTATGGAGGGAGGTCCAAAGCTTAAGTCTTGAGCTGTAGATTAATCTTCCCTTCTTTTGTTACAGGTAAAAAGTGCACATATGGAATCAAGTGTAAGTTTTACCACCCGGAGCGTGTGAACCAGCCACAGCGTTCGGTGGCAGATGAGCTCCGAGCTACTGCCAGGGCTTCTCCAACCAAAAACATCAACGCTGGGAGCAGGGAGGAtaaaaaggccaatgtgccaaagagGTTGCCCTATTCTGACAGTGGAGCATTTAACCAGAGGGAGATTGACTCATCACAGAAACATAGTTCGGACTGGCAATACCCAAAGCAGAATGATGTCGCTGGAGACCCCAGTGGGCCGTTGAAAGGAACTGCGCTAACCAAGGATGCACCCATCAACATGAGCTCAGAGTGGTTTCAGCGCATGGCGTTTGACCACAGCATCAATAGCTCAACCTGCTCCAGCTTACATAAAAGTTACGATGAAGGCTTTGCCTCTTTTGAGAAAGAATTCCCTGAAATGTGGCCTTCTAGACCCCATAGTCACAATGAACCATATCCTATCAGCAATGAACAATATTATTTACCCAGAAACAGTTTAGACCATCATCAGTATAGCTACCATTCTCATGAGTCAATGCCTTCGTTGGGCCACTATAGTTATCCTACACAACACTCTACCACTGTCTCTGGGCGCAGTATGCCTCAGGGCAGAATAGCAGTCCAGCCACACTTCAGTCTGTCTAACGAGTACAATTCACTGGCTTCCACACAATCTCATGGTTGCTGGCCCGACTCACACCTCCCCTCAACCAACAGCAGGTCACAGAGCCTCCCTGACCCTTGGTCCATGAACAGAGGGGACCGACAAGCTGCCGAGCCGTACTGGCCAAGCGGCCAGTGGGCTGCTCGTGACCAATGCGAGGAGGAGCGGGAGAGTGTGCGCATGAAGTTGTGTGCCATCTTCCAACCCCACCTGGTAGATACTGTCATGAAGCAACACCCACAGCTTCTCGATCCCCAGGAGCTGGCTGCTAGCATTCTGATGTATAAAAACCGAAGACCCTAGTGCTTCATGTGAAAAATGTAGCAAAACGTTTCAgtgtcagttcagtttattgtcacgtataccgaggtacagtgaaaagcttttgttgcgtgctaagcagtcagtagaaggacaatacatgattacgaaaCGTATGAATCAACCCAAGTTGTGATTAATGCAATTAGTAATGCAAGTCCAATAGATTCCCTGCTTGTGTTCACATGTTTATGATTGTATAAATTCCTGaaatggagtaattttaaaactgGTTTTATTAGTTTCGTTTGGTTTAGCGaaataggcccttaggcccaaggagtccgcgatcctacacacactagggacaattcacaatctttaccgaatccaattaacctccaaacctgtacgtctttggaatgtgggaggaaaccggagatcccggggaaaacccacgcaggtcacagggagaacgtacaaactgcatactgacagcacccgtagtcgggatcaaacccgggtctctggcgctgtgaggcagcaactctacctctgcaccaccagaTTTCACCGTAGAATTCCCTGGGGAGGAGTTCATTCAAAATACTTTCTATCggcattttgcccatatcatgTTTCAAACTCTGCAATAACAACTTTATTTTGATACATAAGACATGGTAAAAGTTACATTATTTCCAAAACGCCCATGAGTTTTATAATTTGTTATTTAGAATCATTTAGAAATACAGAGGATTTAAAAGGATTTTGTCAGATTTTGTAGATTTAAGCCTTATGTTGTGATT
Proteins encoded:
- the zc3h12a gene encoding endoribonuclease ZC3H12A, encoding MRVPGRVDGEHGKRTTDVALKERGLYQQEKMSLAEPAQYSHHSPLDLSSCSKGILTDSSHSTRTCPAKRTLTSKEVYSANVWKSSNSKELKKAVDLEGKDGAGHESENSAQSMNDSSEMQMKMDFFRKLGYTLEQIHLVFQKVDSSADTNTILGELVKAEGPVEKDVGAEEIPVPALVSRGGSSLKTPSNGPTREEAQEQEANLRTIVIDGSNVAMSHGNKEVFSCLGIQLAVNWFLERGHTDITVFVPSWRKEQSRADVPITDQHYLRELEKKKILVFTPSRRVAGKRIVCYDDRFIVKLSYEADGVIVSNDTYRDLQTENPEWKKFIEERLLMYSFVNDKFMPPDDPLGRHGPSLDNYLRIKPVIPEHKRQHCPYGKKCTYGIKCKFYHPERVNQPQRSVADELRATARASPTKNINAGSREDKKANVPKRLPYSDSGAFNQREIDSSQKHSSDWQYPKQNDVAGDPSGPLKGTALTKDAPINMSSEWFQRMAFDHSINSSTCSSLHKSYDEGFASFEKEFPEMWPSRPHSHNEPYPISNEQYYLPRNSLDHHQYSYHSHESMPSLGHYSYPTQHSTTVSGRSMPQGRIAVQPHFSLSNEYNSLASTQSHGCWPDSHLPSTNSRSQSLPDPWSMNRGDRQAAEPYWPSGQWAARDQCEEERESVRMKLCAIFQPHLVDTVMKQHPQLLDPQELAASILMYKNRRP